The Malus domestica chromosome 10, GDT2T_hap1 genome contains a region encoding:
- the LOC139188979 gene encoding uncharacterized protein codes for MSHTEWWIMYGTDAPTVRKLAIKVLSQTASSSACERNWSTFALIHTKQRNRLAHSRLEKLVYCYYNMKLQIRDKEAEIDHVDRGDPLDVFDIIGEDDDTEGNQLYQWIRPLHLDDDEGNPAPRVAEEARNEGINVERVLEEEVGSSSADSLEELLRPRPRNTGIPPSSNPTQPQHHADTNDSSSTRSGDSPTTGGGNDEGYS; via the exons ATGTCTCata ctgaatggtggatcatgtatgggaccgatgcaccaactgtgagaaagttagcaatcaaagtattatcacaaacagcttcctcatctgcttgtgaaagaaattggagcacatttgcactcatacacacaaagcaaagaaataggttggctcatagtaggttggaaaaattagtttattgctactacaacatgaagcttcaaattcgagataaggaagcagaaatagatcatgtcgaccgtggtgacccactagatgtatTTGATATtattggtgaagatgatgatacagagggtaaccaactttatcaatggattagacctcttcatttagatgatgatgaaggcaacccagctcccagagttgctgaagaagcacgtaatgaagggataaatgtagaaagagtattagaggaggaggtgggatctagcagcgctgactctttggaagaacttttgcgcccaagaccaagaaacactggaattccaccttcttccaatcctacacaaccacaacatcatgctgatactaatgatagctctagtacaagatcaggagactcacctaccaccggaggtgggaatgatgaaggatacagttga